The following are encoded in a window of Brachyhypopomus gauderio isolate BG-103 chromosome 18, BGAUD_0.2, whole genome shotgun sequence genomic DNA:
- the LOC143481835 gene encoding uncharacterized protein LOC143481835 isoform X3: MPRDMAVLLLYGFVLLVLCRPSLQGGIFTPAAGGGAGAGLGTGIGPAAGQGAGVSPFGTGLGPGFGPGGIGPGGGLGTRPGVGIGAGPGGVDVGLGTGTGAFGPGLGTGGLGPGGYGVGLGAGIPSTGGLGTGGLGVGTGGIGPGSYVKPPKSGYGGFGPSGVGTSPGSGGVGPEGTGLRPGSITPGGVGPGGVSPGGIGPGGVSPGGIGPGGVSPGGIGIGGTGPGGVGPGGITPGGIAPIRLGPGGIAIDPSAGGLGPGAAIKPPKTGAGYGGQRIGAGGFGTGGFGTGALGGGGIGPGGAGLGPGGGGLGPGVGGLGPGGAGLGPGGAGLGPGGVGLGPGGGGLGSITPGSTSGLRPGGFGQGIGGKPGKTGYGGRGVGLGAGGLVPGFGGPGTLGAGGFGSGGLVPGGLSPGGLVPGGLSPGGLGTGGFGRGVGGKPPKPPGYSGLGGLGPGGFGQGIRPGFGLGGPGSGGVGPGGVGPGGVGPGGIGPGGIGPGGVGPGGPGGVGTGGVGPGGVGPGGVGPGGVGPGGVGPGGFGPGGVGPGGVGPGGVGLGGVGPGGVGPGGIGPGGVGPGGVGPGGVGPGGLGIGFGPRGVGGGAGGKLRKPGGYGGYGSLGVPGGVYSGVGQKPPKTGLGRAGYGPGGIGVGPGGTGVAPGGAGVSPGVGLGGAGVGLGGAGIGPGGAGVGPGGAGVGPGGAGVGPGGAGVSPGGAGVGPGGAGVGPGGAGIGFGGAGFGPGGAGVGPGGTGAGTGGAPVLPQTGLPGSGTSTGRKIGKIGKAPVPGIGIPGLHQGGIVPGQGFGGLGVLPGVATGSQTGGQGALGASGGRGGFAGQQLPGVFRGYPLILPKSGGAGSVKSQAKLAKYAGTGGIPGVGGALGVGGIPGVGGVPGAGGIPGVGAVPGAGGIPGVGAVPGAGGIPGVGAVPGAGGIPGVGAVPGAGGIPGVGAVPGAGGIPGVGAVPGAGGIPGVGAVPGAGGIPGVGGVPGAGGIPGVGGVPGAGGIPGTVGGVPGGSGFYPGAGGVYPGGAGAKALKYALGIGTGGFPGLGAGGLPGSGIGGAGAGAGAGGLPGSGVGGIGAGGLPGSGFGGIGAGGLPGSGIGGAGASGVPGSGIGGIGAGGLPGSGIGGAGAGGLPGSGIGGAGAGGLPSSGLGTGGIGSGGTGTGPGGYAGAKARKYGLGGAGGFLGVPGSGLGTGGLPGSGLGFSGLPGGIGGLPSGSVGGVSSGGLPAIGTGGYGSAAKARKYGAAGGLGGVGSLPGSGLGPGGVPGGGLGPGGVPLGGGLGPGGVPFGGGLGPGGVPGGGLGPGGVPGGGLGPGGVPGGGLGPGGVPFGGGLGPGGVPGGGLGPGGVPFGGGLGPGGYAAAKARKYGLLGGAGGAAGTGLPGGVVGGGLGLGVPAGGTGAGASPTGGFGPGGVPGGGAVPGLVPGGGYGPVSGGFGAGAGPAGGYSPGTGLGPGAGLGPGTGLGPGAGFGLGAGSVPGGIGTRGGPTGVGVAYGPGSKAAKYGVPGAGGQLGGVPGTATGALGRTGQGVVPGSFGGGYGPGSAGFGGGLGPGSAGFGGGLGPGSAGFGALPGSAPGLGMGGYGGYGARAKPPKYGQPGGGFGNVLGGAGLVPGAVGVGTTGGRTGITAGSKADKTVVPGVGGGTLGGAVSPDAPTTTTGQGARPGADGVVLHGGTAAGANGTEERPGGTKAPKLGEPGGAIEGSGSSIGGGTGVSGGPVEGDGLDGVAGTGIPILAGRKPDVDASLPGGTGVPIPEIGAGVVQPSAGVGDSLPGAKPLKPPGAGGGVVAGRGDTPGSIVEKPEVAGGGPGGIGGAPSGTSTAPGGVGGGSGGVGAGQGGIGGGPGGVGGGPGGVGGGPGGVGGGPGGVGAGPGGVGGGPGGVGGGPGGVGGGPGGVGGGPGGVGGGPGEVGGGPGGVGAGPGGVGAGPGGVGGGPGGVGGGPGGVGGGPGGVGAGPGGVGGGPGGVGAGPGGVGTSTKPGTFKPPKGYGVTGGGGLLGAGGFGGTGGPGGLGGPGVTTGAGYLPASSNLPLGGGGVGTGAQKPSKSYGGGYGAGPGGLLPVNGLRFPSGAAVGSKQGLLLGGGGGGLGNLGSSTGGPGGYGPGGYGPGAGSYGTGPAGYGDATGGYGTGPGGPGGVGLGYGTGTRKPPKSYGAAGTMGGAGRGIGVGGLGGVPGGVGSGPGGAGGVGGGLGGLGGGLGYPAGAGLATGARKSGKSGLGGLGGVGGPGGGLGGAGGIGGPGGGLGGAGGIGGPAGGGLGGLGGVGAAGQAGPGAGFRYPGGAGLGAGAGKPGKSGYGTGAFGGQGFQPGYGGGGAGGVGAGGVGAGGAGSAPLTPQQYKAAKYAALQGTLGAGGYRGGAACQGKYCGRRRK, encoded by the exons CCTGGATTTGGTCCAGGAGGGATTGGTCCTGGAGGTGGACTAGGAACTAGACCAGGAGTTGGCATTGGTGCAG GTCCTGGTGGTGTGGATGTGGGACTTGGTACTGGGACCGGAGCTTTTGGCCCTGGTCTTGGCACAGGAGGACTTGGTCCAGGTGGTTATGGTGTAGGCCTTGGAGCAGGTATACCATCCACTGGAGGTCTTGGTACTGGTGGTCTAGGTGTTGGTACTGGTGGAATTGGGCCAG GCTCTTATGTAAAACCCCCAAAATCAG GTTATGGTGGGTTTGGACCTAGTGGAGTAGGTACAAGCCCTGGATCTGGAGGAGTTGGTCCAGAGGGTACTGGACTTAGACCAGGAAGCATTACTCCAGGAGGCGTTGGTCCAGGGGGTGTTAGTCCAGGAGGCATTGGTCCAGGGGGTGTTAGTCCAGGAGGCATTGGTCCAGGGGGTGTTAGTCCAGGAGGCATTGGTATTGGAGGAACTGGTCCTGGAGGAGTTGGTCCTGGAGGAATCACACCTGGAGGCATTGCTCCCATTAGACTTGGACCCGGAGGCATAGCAATTGATCCCAGTGCTGGAGGTCTTGGACCAG GAGCTGCTATCAAGCCTCCTAAAACAG GGGCAGGATATGGTGGACAACGCATTGGCGCTGGTGGTTTTGGAACTGGTGGCTTTGGAACCGGTGctctaggaggaggtggaattgGACCaggaggagctgggcttggacCAGGAGGAGGTGGACTTGGACCAGGAGTAGGTGGACTTGGACCaggaggagctgggcttggaccaggaggagctgggcttggacCAGGAGGAGTTGGGCTTGGACCAGGAGGAGGTGGActtggcagcattactccaggCAGTACTAGTGGGTTAAGACCTGGAGGTTTTGGACAAG GAATTGGTGGTAAACCTGGGAAGACAG GATATGGAGGCCGGGGTGTGGGCCTAGGTGCTGGTGGATTAGTGCCTGGTTTTGGAGGGCCTGGCACTCTTGGGGCAGGAGGCTTTGGTTCTGGAGGTCTTGTTCCAGGAGGACTGAGTCCTGGAGGTCTTGTTCCAGGAGGACTGAGTCCTGGAGGTCTTGGGACAGGTGGATTTGGAAGAG GTGTTGGTGGAAAACCTCCAAAACCTCCAG GTTATAGCGGTTTAGGTGGTCTTGGCCCAGGTGGATTTGGCCAAGGAATTAGACCAGGATTTGGCCTAGGAGGTCCTGGTTCGGGAGGAGTTGGCCCAGGAGGAGTTGGCCCAGGAGGAGTTGGACCAGGAGGCATTGGCCCAGGAGGCATTGGTCCAGGAGGAGTTGGTCCAGGAGGTCCAGGAGGAGTTGGAACAGGAGGCGTTGGTCCAGGAGGAGTTGGTCCAGGAGGAGTTGGTCCAGGAGGAGTTGGACCAGGAGGAGTTGGACCAGGAGGATTTGGTCCAGGAGGAGTTGGCCCAGGAGGAGTTGGCCCAGGAGGAGTTGGCCTAGGAGGAGTTGGACCAGGAGGAGTTGGACCAGGAGGAATTGGCCCAGGAGGAGTTGGACCAGGAGGAGTTGGCCCAGGAGGAGTTGGACCAGGAGGTCTTGGTATAGGCTTTGGGCCCAGAGGAGTAGGAGGAG GAGCTGGGGGTAAACTTAGAAAGCCTG GTGGTTATGGGGGATATGGAAGCTTGGGTGTTCCTGGAGGTGTTTACTCTGGAGTTGGGCAGAAACCACCTAAAACAG GACTTGGTCGAGCTGGATATGGTCCTGGTGGAATAGGAGTTGGCCCTGGTGGAACTGGGGTTGCTCCTGGTGGTGCAGGCGTTAGTCCTGGAGTAGGTCTCGGTGGAGCTGGAGTCGGCCTGGGTGGAGCTGGCATAGGTCCCGGTGGAGCTGGAGTCGGTCCCGGTGGAGCTGGAGTCGGCCCCGGTGGAGCTGGAGTCGGTCCCGGTGGAGCTGGAGTCAGCCCTGGTGGAGCTGGAGTCGGTCCAGGTGGAGCTGGAGTCGGCCCCGGTGGAGCTGGAATAGGTTTCGGTGGAGCTGGATTCGGCCCTGGTGGAGCAGGAGTCGGCCCGGGTGGAACTGGTGCTGGCACTGGCGGAG CACCTGTTCTGCCACAAACTGGATTGCCTGGTAGTGGAACAAGTACTGGACGTAAAATTGGCAAGATTGGAAAGGCACCAGTGCCTG GTATTGGTATCCCTGGGTTGCACCAGGGTGGTATTGTCCCTGGACAAG GTTTTGGTGGCTTAGGAGTACTACCGGGTGTAGCTACCGGATCTCAGACTGGTGGTCAAGGTGCACTTGGGGCCAGTG gtggTCGGGGAGGCTTTGCTGGACAACAGTTACCTGGGGTATTTCGTGGGTACCCACTCATTTTACCAAAGTCTGGAG GAGCTGGCTCAGTGAAGTCTCAAGCTAAATTGGCTAAATATG CAGGAACTGGTGGAATACCTGGTGTTGGTGGTGCACTTGGTGTAGGCGGTATACCTGGAGTTGGTGGTGTACCTGGAGCAGGTGGCATCCCTGGTGTTGGTGCAGTACCTGGTGCAGGTGGCATCCCTGGTGTTGGTGCAGTACCTGGTGCAGGTGGCATCCCTGGTGTTGGTGCTGTACCTGGAGCAGGTGGCATCCCTGGTGTTGGTGCTGTACCTGGAGCAGGTGGCATCCCTGGTGTTGGTGCAGTACCTGGTGCAGGTGGCATCCCTGGTGTTGGTGCTGTACCTGGAGCTGGTGGCATCCCTGGCGTTGGTGCTGTACCTGGAGCAGGTGGCATccctggtgttggtggtgtacCTGGAGCAGGTGGCATccctggtgttggtggtgtacCTGGAGCAGGTGGCATCCCTGGGACTGTTGGAGGTGTACCAGGAGGGAGTGGCTTTTAtcctggtgctggtggtgtctATCCTGGAG GGGCAGGAGCCAAAGCACTCAAATATG CCTTAGGAATTGGAACAGGTGGGTTCCCTGGTCTTGGAGCTGGTGGACTTCCTGGCTCTGGGATTGGTGGAGCTGGAGCTGGAGCTGGAGCTGGTGGACTTCCTGGATCTGGGGTTGGTGGAATTGGAGCTGGTGGACTTCCTGGATCTGGGTTTGGTGGAATTGGAGCTGGTGGACTTCCTGGATCTGGGATTGGTGGAGCTGGAGCTAGTGGAGTTCCTGGATCTGGGATTGGTGGAATTGGAGCTGGTGGACTTCCTGGATCTGGGATTGGTGGAGCTGGAGCTGGTGGACTTCCTGGATCTGGGATTGGTGGAGCTGGAGCTGGTGGACTTCCTAGTTCTGGACTTGGAACTGGCGGAATTGGCAGTGGTGGCACTGGAACAGGTCCTGGAG GATATGCTGGAGCCAAAGCAAGAAAATATG GccttggtggtgctggtggattTCTAGGAGTACCTGGCAGTGGACTTGGCACTGGAGGTCTACCTGGGAGTGGGCTTGGATTCTCTGGCCTGCCTGGAGGAATAGGTGGTCTACCAAGTGgaagtgttggaggtgtgtctAGTGGAGGACTTCCTGCTATTGGAACTGGAG GATATGGATCTGCGGCAAAGGCTCGAAAATATG GTGCTGCTGGGGGTCTGGGTGGAGTTGGAAGTCTCCCAGGCAGTGGTCTTGGCCCTGGAGGAGTGCCTGGTGGTGGTCTTGGGCCAGGAGGAGTGCCTCTTGGTGGTGGTCTTGGTCCTGGTGGAGTCCCTTTTGGTGGTGGTCTTGGCCCTGGAGGAGTGCCTGGTGGTGGTCTTGGGCCAGGAGGAGTGCCTGGTGGTGGTCTTGGTCCTGGTGGAGTGCCTGGAGGTGGTCTTGGGCCAGGAGGAGTGCCTTTTGGTGGTGGTCTTGGCCCTGGAGGAGTGCCTGGTGGTGGTCTTGGGCCAGGAGGAGTGCCTTTTGGTGGTGGTCTTGGGCCAGGAG GATATGCTGCAGCCAAAGCTCGCAAATACG GTCTCCttggtggagcaggtggtgctGCTGGAACAGGATTGCCTGGAGGAGTAGTTGGAGGTGGACTAGGTCTAGGAGTGCCCGCTGGTGGAACTGGTGCTGGTGCGTCACCAACAGGTGGATTTGGTCCAGGAGGAGTACCTGGTGGTGGTGCTGTCCCTGGACTGGTACCCGGAGGTGGCTATGGCCCTGTCTCTGGAG GATTTGGAGCTGGGGCTGGACCTGCTGGTGGATATAGTCCAGGCACTGGGTTGGGTCCTGGTGCTGGGTTGGGTCCAGGCACTGGGTTGGGTCCTGGTGCTGGGTTTGGACTTGGAGCAGGCAGTGTACCTGGAGGAATAGGAACCAGAGGAGGGCCTACAGGTGTTGGAG TTGCATATGGACCTGGCTCAAAAGCTGCTAAATATG GTGTCCCAGGAGCAGGCGGACAGTTGGGGGGAGTACCTGGCACAGCAACAGGAGCACTAGGACGTACTGGACAGGGTG TTGTGCCTGGAAGCTTTGGAGGTGGGTACGGTCCTGGATCAGCTGGGTTTGGAGGGGGGCTTGGACCTGGATCTGCTGGGTTTGGAGGGGGGCTTGGACCTGGATCTGCTGGCTTTGGTGCCCTCCCTGGCAGTGCGCCAGGGCTAGGTATGGGAGGATATGGAG GATATGGAGCCAGGGCAAAGCCTCCCAAATATG GTCAACCAGGTGGTGGGTTCGGTAATGTTTTAGGTGGAGCTGGTTTGGTACCTGGTGCTGTTGGAGTTGGAACCACAGGAGGAAGGACTGGAATTACTGCTG GAAGCAAGGCAGATAAAACTG TAGTTCCTGGTGTTGGTGGAGGAACACTAGGAGGGGCAGTGAGTCCAGACGCACCAACCACAACCACAGGCCAGGGAGCAAGACCTGGAGCTGATGGAG TTGTGCTGCATGGTGGAACAGCTGCTGGGGCTAATGGCACTGAAGAAAGACCAG GTGGTACTAAAGCCCCCAAGCTgg GAGAACCAGGAGGAGCAATTGAGGGTTCTGGAAGCTCCATTGGAGGTGGTACAG GAGTTAGTGGTGGGCCTGTTGAAGGTGATGGATTGGATGGTGTTGCTGGGACAGGAATCCCCATCTTAGCTGGCAGAAAACCAG ATGTTGATGCTTCACTCCCAG GTGGAACAGGAGTGCCGATACCAGAAA TTGGTGCTGGAGTTGTTCAACCCAGTG CTGGAGTTGGTGATAGTCTGCCAGGAGCCAAACCTCTGAAGCCTCCAG GTGCTGGAGGTGGTGTTGTCGCTGGACGAGGAGATACTCCAGGCAGTATTGTGGAAAAACCAGAAGTTGCAGGTGGAGGTCCAGGTGGAATTGGTGGAGCGCCTAGTGGAACAAGCACTGCACCCGGAGGAGTTGGAGGAGGGTCGGGTGGGGTTGGAGCAGGACAGGGTGGGATTGGAGGAGGCCCGGGTGGAGTTGGAGGAGGCCCGGGTGGAGTTGGAGGAGGGCCGGGTGGAGTTGGAGGAGGCCCGGGTGGAGTTGGAGCAGGGCCGGGTGGAGTTGGAGGAGGCCCGGGTGGAGTTGGAGGAGGCCCGGGTGGAGTTGGAGGAGGGCCAGGGGGAGTTGGAGGAGGGCCGGGTGGAGTTGGAGGAGGCCCGGGTGAAGTTGGAGGAGGGCCGGGTGGAGTTGGAGCAGGGCCGGGTGGAGTTGGAGCAGGGCCGGGTGGAGTTGGAGGAGGCCCGGGTGGAGTTGGAGGAGGGCCAGGGGGAGTTGGAGGAGGGCCGGGTGGAGTTGGAGCAGGACCAGGTGGAGTTGGCGGAGGACCTGGTGGAGTTGGAGCAGGACCGGGTGGAGTTGGTACCAGCACCAAGCCAGGAACATTTAAACCTCCCAAAG GTTATGGTGTCACAGGTGGAGGGGGCCTCCTGGGTGCTGGAGGCTTTGGTGGCACTGGGGGCCCAGGTGGACTAGGAGGGCCTGGAGTGACAACGGGAGCAGGCTATTTACCTGCAAGTAGCAACCTCCCGcttggaggtggaggagttggAACTGGAGCTCAGAAACCTAGCAAAA GTTATGGTGGGGGTTATGGTGCAGGTCCTGGTGGCCTCCTGCCAGTTAATG GTTTAAGGTTTCCAAGTGGAGCTGCAGTGGGCAGTAAACAAG GGTTGCTTttaggaggaggaggtggtgggctTGGTAACCTTGGAAGCTCAACTGGTGGACCAGGGGGCTACGGACCAGGGGGCTACGGACCAGGGGCTGGCAGTTATGGAACGGGACCGGCTGGCTATGGGGATGCCACTGGTGGCTATGGAACAGGACCAGGTGGTcctggtggtgtag GTCTTGGATATGGCACTGGAACAAGAAAGCCACCAAAAA GCTATGGAGCTGCTGGAACAATGGGTGGAGCAGGAAGAGGCATTGGGGTGGGGGGCTTAGGAGGAGTGCCTGGAGGAGTGGGCTCTGGCCCTGGAGGAGCTGGTGGAGTTGGAGGTGGACTGGGTGGTCTAGGTGGAG GTTTAGGATACCCAGCAGGAGCAGGACTGGCGACGGGAGCCAGGAAATCTGGGAAATCAG GACTTGGCGGTTTGGGAGGAGTAGGAGGCCCTGGAGGAGGACTAGGTGGTGCAGGAGGAATAGGAGGCCCTGGAGGAGGACTAGGTGGTGCAGGAGGAATAGGaggccctgcaggaggaggacTAGGTGGTTTGGGAGGAGTAGGAGCTGCTGGTCAAGCAGGGCCTGGTGCAG GTTTCAGGTATCCAGGTGGTGCAGGCCTGGGGGCTGGAGCTGGAAAGCCTGGGAAATCAG GCTACGGCACAGGTGCTTTTGGTGGTCAAGGCTTCCAGCCAG GctatggaggaggtggagcaggtggagttgGAGCAGGTGGAGTTGGAGCGGGTGGAGCCGGAAGTGCACCACTTACACCTCAGCAAT ACAAAGCAGCCAAATACGCAGCTCTCCAGGGTACTCTGGGTGCTGGAGGATACAGAG GGGGCGCAGCATGCCAAGGCAAGTACTGTGGCAGGAGGAGGAAGTGA